The window GACCCTAGATGCCTTCATGGCATCAGTAGCATTACGTGCAAGAGCCTGCAAAACGATTACCATGTTAATATGGGCACGCATGATTCAGAAATTCAGGGACAGGAGGTTAAGCTCGATGACCTTTTTGAAGTTATCGAGAGAGACTCTTCCATCCTCACTAGGCTCTAAAAGCAAGAACTGTGCTCTGAGGTAGACCAACTCCTCCTCACTCAATGCCTTTGAGAGagcctatatatataagataATTAATACAGTACTTCCTACGTCCCAATGTATTGGAGATTTACGAAGTCCTTGGCACATGAAGAAACAGATGGCCAATGCACGTCCTCAAAGTATGGCTCAGCTCTCAAAACCGAACGAAATATTCCAGACTCCGTTCTTGCCCGAAATGGTCTACTTCCACAAAGCAAAATATAGGTAATGACAACAATACTCCTGTGGTCAGTGTGAGgcaaaattagttttattcaCTTCAAGCAGTCAAAAAGATCATTTCACGTATTTCTTCAGACTACTACACTGAAATGGCCTAACTTTAACAAGGTATCCATACCAGCAAAAGGGAACAAAACAAACTACATGATCCTGCTAATCTACTTCTTTAAAGTCTAAATCGACACGCTTTCATCTTGCTAAATCTTGGCAATAATCGGGTCGAAAATGGTCTTGAGCTCCATCATCTTGTCTTCAAAATCATCAGCCTCTGCATGCTTATTTAACTCCAACCACTGTATAAAGGACTCAAAAGCATCTTCCATCTTATTCTTGTCTGCTCGTCTGAGCCTGGCTGCACCTCTGATGGTGTCCCTCGTGTTGTAGGCGTAGTCCTCCACGGCATTCTTCGCCTCCACATTCTTCCTATGCTCCTCGTCCTCCTGCTTGTACTTCTTGGCATTCATAATCATATTCTCAACTTCTTCCTTGGACAGCCTGCCATTGTCGTTAGTGATGGTGATGCTCTTCTTCACTCTAGTCCCCGTTACTTCCGCTGACACAGTCATGATACCATTCACGTCAATGTCGAAGCACTCGTTGATTTTTGCAACACCTCTGGGCGCTGCTGGAATGCCTTCGAGATTGAATTGCCCAAGCAGATTGTTGTAAAATGCCCTGCTTCTTTCGCCCTCATACACCTTAATCATCACACTGGTCTGATTGTCGTACGCTGTGTGGAAACTTTGTGTTCTCCTAGTTGGGATAGTTGTATTCCTCGGAATAATTACACTCATGATATCTCCATCACAATGAACACCAAGGGACAAAGGAGTAACATCCAAAACAACCAGATTCTGCACGGTGTCATTGCCATCACCACTCAACTTGGCAGCTAGCACAGCAGCACCATATGCCACAGCTTCATCTGGATTGATGCTATTGCACAGCTCCTTTCCATTGAACAAGTTCTGCAACAGCTGCTGAACCTTGGGAATTCTACTCGACCCCCCAACCAACACCACGTCATGGATGCTGCTCTTCTCCATCTCTGCATCTTGCAAGCACATCTCTACATGCTCCACACACATGCTGAATAAATCCATGTTAAGTTCATCAAATTTAGCACGACTGATAGTTGTAAAGAAATCAATCCCCTCAAACAATGCTTCGATCTCAATTGTGGTTTGGAAAGTGGATGAAAGGATTCTCTTCGCCCTTTCACAAGCGGTCCTCAATCTCCTAATAGCTCTTGGGCTTCTACTTATATCCTTACCATTCTTACGCCTGAACTCTTTTATGAAGTGATTCACCATCCTATTGTCTAAGTCCTGACCTCCAAGATGAGTATCACCAGCAATAGCCTTCACCTCTATTACGCCCGCCTTAATTGTCACCAGAGACGCATCGAACGTGCCACCACCAAGGTCAAAAATGAGCACATTTTTTGTAACAAAAGTAGCCCCTTCAACCAGACCGTATGCAATGGCTGCAGCTGTAGGCTCATTGATGATCCTTATAATGTTAAGGCCGGCAATAGCTCCAGCATCCTTGGTCGCCTTGCGCTGAGAGTCGTTAAAATAAGCAGGCACAGTCACGACAGCATCCTTGACAGTTGATCCAAGATATGTCTCTGAGATACCCTTCATCTTGGAGAGCACCATTGAAGAGATCTCCTCAGCTGAAAACTGTTTCTCCTCCCCTTTGTAATTTACCACGATCATAGGCTTGTTGGAAGTGTTGGGTATGACCTTGAATGGCCAGAATGTCATGTCGATCTGAACCGTTGGGTCACTGAATTTGCAGCCAATTAACCTCTTTGCATCTGTGTAACATATAATTCGAGTAGTTAGAGACTTGGAGTGTATAATCAATATTCATCTCCTCTGATGGAGCTTGATTGGTATAGTGGCATCTGCTCCAACCACATTTTACAGTAATTAGTCCTCTCCACACTTCATCGACAGTCTATCCTAATTCCTAATATAGACTTGATAAGAAAACTACGTTCTCATACATACACAAATCCAAATTGattaacattattaattataagtaATAAGGAAATTAGTAACAATAATGacacacacataacacaaaaaattgaaatcctaACAATAATCAGAGAGCACAAAACTCACCGAAAACAGTGTTGATAGGATTACTGGCGGCTTGATTGTTGGCAGCGTCGCCAACGAGACGCTCAGTGTCGGTGAAAGCCACGTAAGACGGTGTGGTGCGGTTGCCCTGATCGTTTACTATTACCTCAATGCGGTCGTGCCTCCACACCGCCACACACGAATATGTCGTCCCCAAATCGATTCCGATTGCCCGTCTCGCCATTCTACAACTCAAGCAATACAATCATTATCAAAACTGATGCTCCGAAAATGAAGTGTTTTTGAAAGGGGAGAGAATGAAACGACGTACCTCGATAAGAAACCCTAATCTGAAACGATCAGCCAATTCAAAATGTATTAGCAAAGGAAGAGTATAAGTATCCCGCCATCACCTTTGTCTCTTTATATATTGCTAACAAAAATACTAAAAGGCATCGAAAATTCGAAATTGCAAGTATAGATATCCCTATAAATTAGTCcaaataatctaaataaacTTCAAATTCGGTAGGTGACTTCCCATGTCAGTTACAATTAATGTAgacagtattttttttatcacactTGGCACAGCTAAATTTACATGGCTTTCTATTCTAGTtgcaacaaatttaaaaaattatctaaatgATTTCTAATGTTTTATCACTTTATGGTTGCACACTAggaataaaaattttcaaaaatatattatttggaTTAGGTTGGGAAATAAAACATGGAATTAATataaagtttatgatattttacaccatttttaaagttaatactagaaaatatcataattaGGCTAAAGCTCGTGATTTTAGAGAGCAATATTACTAAATTTATATCATAAGTTTATAAAACATGTATAATGTACATACATAGCATGCTACTATTTGTTTGGATTATTTGGGCTAATTTCATCCCAATCGACAATTCAGATTGttaatttaaccaaatttctaaagtagagaaaatataaaacatattatgcatataaaaaaagtgtagattttatgtaatcacgtatactactcctacaacATACTAGTAAATGTAGATCGAgtttattaatagtaatttaattatcataattacAACATGAGCTGCATGCTTAGCTTGTTTGATTTGCTTGACTTGATATGACAAATTCTTCTTGTGTAAATTTTGTATTATGTTTTGAAGAACTTTTTTCAACAAAGTTATATGATACTAGTAAATCTTAAGGTGATGTTtgatttgcaagattatatatCATgactaaatataaattataatatgtttaattcatgaaattgaatctaaCAATTTAATCTCAAGTGAataattatgtgataattagtaATAGAGGATTGCTCTGCTGAGCGACTCAAAATGAGCGCCAGCGCCTCTTcctcatcaatttttttctttctattattaAGTTTTACTGTATGAATatagagtattttttaattccttttacattataaaattatatcctATATCTTGCCCAGATATTGCGAACAATATTGAGTTAAAAATCCATCTGCAATTCTGATTTGTGCACAGTTTTTTAACTCAAAAAATACCATCTGCTCAATTCACTCTCCAGTCTCCAtcgttttttttcttctccaaattgaGATTCCACGACATTTTTCTCCCAACTCAAATTCCACAACACATCtgaatttgtaatttcaaaatctcaaatttgCAAAGCAATGAAAAACCAACACATAATGCAATCAGAAGACAACAGAGGGGTGAAAAGGAccacatatttcttttttttcactcgCCATATTGACATTGCTTCAATTCATCAACACCAAACATTCGCCGGAAACCTTGATGCGagtttaacaaaaaattaatcagGCATAGCATGAAATATGAGAAATTACAGACTATAAAATCTGAGAAATTACCGATATTGAAATCGGagaaatttttatgaaaaaatccTATTGTAATATCGAATTCAGATTTGGGGCGAtggttttcaaaatttggagaGTCGAAAAATAATCTGACAGTAAGGATAAGAATCCTTGTAATGGGTGAATGGTAATTGAAAGAAGCTTCATTCAGGAAAAATTAGAATTGAGGATGAAAAGTAGGTGAATGATTGTAAGAGATAACTTTGAACgaaaatagagaaaagaagaagaaagagaattgAGTCATGACGATATTATGTggaaacaaacataaaaaaaaaaaaaaaaaatgatgaggaagaggCGCTTAGCCAGCGCTCATTTTGAGTCGCTCAGCAGAACAATCCTCATTAGtaataatagtcattttcttcgactaaaataatctcacggcctaatcataaatagattatcAATCCATGTTTACACAGCTTCAATATATAGCCTATTGTAGTTCATAAGATTATCTTGTCCCCACACAACACTTCCGTCAACACAAAATCTCCATTCACTATATCAAGAATAATGTataagattaaataaaaaataaaataaaagtatgaactttctaaagAGGGGGCATCCCCCTACTACATTTGTACATGAAATTCTTATGATCAGTTTATGCGCAAAATCTGTGTCCATCAAAATAATTTCCTTTCGAAGAATCCTAAACCAAGAATCAAGATAAGCTAAGCTTAGCTAATGATGTCTCATGTTTGAGCTCCGAAGGGTGAGCCCATGCAAAAACTTAGTATATCCCACCAAACTCAGTCTGCCGTCACTCCTCAACCAATCTCTCAGCATCGAATACGCGCTAGCCCCAACGTTCAGCTCCTGCATCCACCCGAGTTCCATTAGCTACGATGGAACAGGGATCACCAAAGGCGACACAGACAACATTTAAGTTAGTTGATGACAAGATACGTACCCGGGCTAACTCCTCTACTGATATAGCGCGGTTACCCTCCTCTTCAAAATGCTCGAAAGCCGTGGAAGCAATTTGCTCCCATCTCTCTAGGGCCTCCAGTTGGTAAGTGCTGATTGCAGCTGCACAGAACTCTTCAAACTCCATCTTTCTATAAGATAATGGAGCCATCTGAATTAACAGAAGATAATTAGCTTATTTAGTGTCATAAAGTTAAGTACTTGTGATGTGTTAAATATGTATCTAGGACTCGGCTAGCTAACCGCGTGGAGGATATCCGGGACCCTAGATGCCTTCATGGCATCAGTAGCATTACGTGCAAGAGCCTGCAAAACGATTACCATGTTAATATGGGCACGCATGATTCAGAAATTCAGGGACAGGAGGTTAAGCTCGATGACCTTTTTGAAGTTATCGAGAGAGACTCTTCCATCCTCACTAGGCTCTAAAAGCAAGAACTGTGCTCTGAGGTAGACCAACTCCTCCTCACTCAATGCCTTTGAGAGagcctatatatataagattaattaatactatatcaCGACAATCTCATCAAACAGGGAAAGATCtacgaaatttaaaaataggaaaaaaaacgCACATATGGTGtgcatttttagaaaattcgcACAAAAAACTCAAGATAAATCACATGCAAATAGACCTCAAACATGTGTAGTAACTTAGAATTAAACGACAAAAActgtaataaattaaac is drawn from Salvia hispanica cultivar TCC Black 2014 chromosome 6, UniMelb_Shisp_WGS_1.0, whole genome shotgun sequence and contains these coding sequences:
- the LOC125197398 gene encoding heat shock cognate 70 kDa protein 2-like, coding for MARRAIGIDLGTTYSCVAVWRHDRIEVIVNDQGNRTTPSYVAFTDTERLVGDAANNQAASNPINTVFDAKRLIGCKFSDPTVQIDMTFWPFKVIPNTSNKPMIVVNYKGEEKQFSAEEISSMVLSKMKGISETYLGSTVKDAVVTVPAYFNDSQRKATKDAGAIAGLNIIRIINEPTAAAIAYGLVEGATFVTKNVLIFDLGGGTFDASLVTIKAGVIEVKAIAGDTHLGGQDLDNRMVNHFIKEFRRKNGKDISRSPRAIRRLRTACERAKRILSSTFQTTIEIEALFEGIDFFTTISRAKFDELNMDLFSMCVEHVEMCLQDAEMEKSSIHDVVLVGGSSRIPKVQQLLQNLFNGKELCNSINPDEAVAYGAAVLAAKLSGDGNDTVQNLVVLDVTPLSLGVHCDGDIMSVIIPRNTTIPTRRTQSFHTAYDNQTSVMIKVYEGERSRAFYNNLLGQFNLEGIPAAPRGVAKINECFDIDVNGIMTVSAEVTGTRVKKSITITNDNGRLSKEEVENMIMNAKKYKQEDEEHRKNVEAKNAVEDYAYNTRDTIRGAARLRRADKNKMEDAFESFIQWLELNKHAEADDFEDKMMELKTIFDPIIAKI